The Candidatus Methylomirabilota bacterium sequence GAAGAAGGCCAGATACCAGGCGTGGCGCGCGCTGGTCCGGCGGTCCATGGCGAGGCCGCCCAATACGCGCGCCTTGGCGCGGGCGACCTCCTCCTCGCCGACGCCCTCCAGGGGGATCCGTTCCAGTTCCCGCAGCATGCCCGCCTCCGCCGCCGGGATATTCTCGCGGGCGGTGCCCATGTAGGCCACGAGGAACCCCGGCCCGGCCCGCGGCGGGCTCAGCGCCGTGACCTGATACGCGAGGCCGCGATTGTCCCTCAGCTCGACGAAGAGCCGGCCCGACATGCCGCCGCCGAGCAGCGCCGCCAGCACCTTGACGGCGGGATAATCCGGCTCGCCGAGCCCGGGCGCGAGGTAACCGACGAGGATCTGCGCCTGCTGCGCCGGCCTCTCCAGCACGCGCCGCGCCCCCGTGGGCGCCGGCGCGGGTGCAGCGTCGAGGCGGGGCTCGGCGACGACCCGCAGCCCTCCGAAGAGCTGCTCGGCCGCCCGCTTCACCCGGTCCCGCTCGATACGCCCACTGACGGCAAGCACGAGCCGGTCGGGTCGATAGATGGACCGGTGGTGAGTCAGGAGGTCCTCGCGCCCGAGCCCCGCCACGCTGTCGCGACGCCCCAGGCTCCTGAGCCCGTAGGGGTGCGGTCCATAGAGCTCGCGCAAGAGCGAATCGAAGGCGAGCGGAAATGGGTTGTCCTCGCGGGTCTGGATCTGGCTCAGGATCAGCCGGCGCTCCTTCTCCACCTCGTCCGCCGGCAGGGTCGGCGTGAGCGCGACCTCGGCGACCAGGCCGAGCAGCGCCTCCCAGTGGCGGGCCAGCGCGCTACCGCGGACCTCCGCGTACTCGACCTCGCCGGAGGCGTCCAGGTTGCCGCCGAGCCTTTCGGCCGCCTCCACGAGCTGCTCTCCGGTCCGTCGACCCGTGCCGCGCAGCATCGCACGATGCAGGAAATTCGTGATTCCGGCGGTCTCCGCGGTCTCGAAGCGCGAGCCGGCTCGCACCTGGAGCGACACGGCCACCACGCCGGCATCGCCGCTCTCGCGCACGAGCACGGGCATGCGGTTGGGGAGCACGTAGCGGGTCACGCCGGCGGGCTGGGCCTCTGCGATGGTCGGCAACGCCAGCGCCAGCGCGAGCCCGAAACCCAGCGCGCGCCGACCCCTCATCGAGGGCCGCTCGGTACGAACACGACCCTGGCGAAGCGCTCCGGATCGAGGTAGCGGCGCGCCGCCGCGTGGATCTGTTCGCGCGTCACCGAGCGCAGGCGGTCGGTATAGGCCAGCTCCTCTTCCAGGCGCCAGGTGGTCTCGGCGTGGCCCAGCACGAAGGCCCGCCCCTCGGCGGTCTCCGCCCGAAACTCCCGCCGAGCCTCTTCGGTCGTGAGGGCCCGCTCCACCTCCGCCCGCCCGACCCCGCTGTCGCGGAGGCGGCGGATCTCCTTCAGGATCTCGGCTTCGGCCCGCGAGAGGTTGGCCGGATCGAGCTGCGCGTTGAGCGTGACGACGCCGGCGCCTTCCAGCGCCGCGTAGCCCGTCGAGATGGTATTGACGAGCCCGAGCCGCTCACGCACCGTTCGCGTCAGTCGTGACGACCGGCTCTGCCCCAGGATGGCGACGAGGAGATCGACCGCCGGCGTGTCGGCGTGATCGAGCCGGGGGGCGGGCCAGGCCAGCCCCAGATAGGCGTACGTCCCCGGACGTACCAGCTCGACGTTCTTCGGGCGCGCCCCGGCTACCGACGACACCGGAAGGCGCCCGACACCGCTGCGGGGCAGGCGCCCGAACGTCCGCGCCGCGGCTTCCAGGACTTCCGGCGGACTCACCGCGCCCACGACGACAAGGGTGAACGATTCCGGCACGTAGTGGTGCCGGTAGAAGCGCATGAGCTGGTCGCGGGTCAGCGCGCGGATCAGGTCGGCTCGGCCGATCACGGGCCGCCCGTACGGGTGGCCGTCGAAGAGGGCCTCGTAAAGCTGCCGGAAGAGGAAGCGCATCGGCGCGTCCTCGCCCAGGCGCATCTCCTCCAGTACGACGCGCTTCTCGCGCCCGAGCGGGCCGTCGTCGAGGCTGGCGTTCACGCTGACGTCGGCCAGAATGTCGATCCCGACGAGCGCGCGGCGCGCGGGCAGCAGCAAGTGGTAGTACGTGTAGTCGAGCGACGTCCCCGCGTTCATGCGGCCGCCGACGCCTTCCACCTCACGGTCGATGAAGCCGCCGGGCCGGGTCGTGGTGCCTTTGAACAGCATGTGCTCGAGGTAGTGCGCGAGCCCCAGCTCCGACGCCGTCTCGTCCCGTCCACCCGCCTGGACCCAGAGCTGCAGCGCCACCACGTCGCTGGCCTCATGCCGCTCCACCACGACGCGAACGCCGTTGGGCAAGACGTGGCGAGTGGGGCTGGCGGGTGCGCGGGCGACCGGGGTCGAACGACCGACCGCACATGCGCTGAAGACCAGGAGGACGAGCAACGCAAACGCGATGCGCGTCAGCCGAAGCATGAGGGTCCCAAGCCTACCACAGCAGGCAGGCAGAATGCCGGACGGGGGCGCGCGGCCTGGCCGGGCACAACGCCAGTCTCCCGTTCGTCCGGTCCTCGTAAGTATGTGAAAATCAATCCGCTCGCCGAATTGTGATCCCTGGCACCGCGCTTGCCTCATAGGGGGCCGAGCAGCACGGTCGCGCCGTGCGTACGACTCGACGGCGAAGGGGGTGGGACGGCCCGGAAGCGGCGGTTCGGAGTCGACGAAGCGAGGTCATACCAAATCCCGAAAGAAATGGGGAGATGATGAAGAAACTGGTTGCGACGATCATGAGTGTGGTGGCGTTCATCGCCTTCGTTCCGATGGCCGACGCGGCGGCACCCTGCCCGCCCGAGGTCTCGAAAGCGAAGGAGTTGCTGAGCCAGAAGTCCGGTATGGCGCGCGGGCAGGACGCCCAGGCGCCGCGGTCTCTCGCCGGCGCGCGCGGTCAAGATGCTCAGGCGCCGCGCGGGCAGGACGCGCAAGCCCCGCGTGGCCAGGATGTCCAGGCGCCGCGGTCCCTCGCCGGCGCCCGGGGTCAGGATGCTCAGGCCCCGCGCGGCCAGGATGCACAAGCCACGCGCGGTCAGGACGCTCAGGCCCCGCGCGGGCAGGATGCTCAGGCTCCGCGCGGCCAGGATGCCCAGGCTCCGCGGGGGCAGGATGCCCAGGCTCCACGGGGGCAGCGTGGTCTGGATGCTCAGGCCCAGCGCGGCCAGGATGCTCAGGCTCCGCGGGGGCAGGACGCTCAGGCCCCGCGGGGGCAGCGCGGCCTGGATCCTCAGGCGCAGCGGGGGCAGGACGCGCAAGCCCCGCGCGGGCAGGACGCCCAGGCCCCGCGTGGTCAGCGTGGGCTGGATGCTGAGGCACAGCGGGGGGCCCAGGCGCCGCGGTCGCTCGCCGGCGCAAAGCCCTCGGGCGATATCTCCAAGGCGTCGACGCTGGTCAGGGAAGCCGAAGCGGCCTGCAAGGCCGGCGACATGAAGACGGCCAAGTCGAAGGCCGAAGCCGCTATCACCACGCTTAAGTAGTCGACATCGCGACAGACGCTCGGGCTCCAGGGCAACCCCCTGGAGCCCTTTTCTTTAGGATCGGGCTCTTGGCCGAGGTGTCCTAGAATGCGCTCGATGCGTCGCGCGTTGCTCGCCGGCCTCGTAGGGCTGGCCTCGACGACGGCCAACGCCGCCGAGGTCTCGGTTCAGGAAGCGTTATTAAGCGCCAAGCCCGCCGTCGCCCTTGTCGTTGCGGAGGTCTCATCGGAGGTCCACCTCAGGTGTGCGAGCGGGGGCGACGTCAGGGTCACGCCGCCACCCTTCCGCGAGACGGGCACCGGGTGGTTCATCACCCCGAGCGGCTGGGTGATCACCAACGCGCATGTCGTCTCGCCGGCCTTCCGCCCACCCGAGTGGCTGCGGACGCAGCAAGCGCAGAAGGCCGCGCGCCCCGGCTGCCGCGTCGCCGACGTCAAGCTCGACCCCTCGATCTCCGTCATCCTCTCGAATGGGGTTCGGCTGTCCGCGACCGTCGCCAAGTACAGTCCGCCGGTCGCCGGCGAAGAGATGTCCGGTCAGGATCTCGCCCTCCTGAGGCTCGAGGCGGCCGACATGCCGGCGCTCGCCCTGGGCGACTCGAATGCCCTCAAGATCGGCGACCGCGTCCACATCGTGGGCTTCCCGGGCATCGTGCTGACTCACGAGCTGCTCAACGCCTCCGCCAAGATGGAAGCCTCGGTGACGAACGGCGCGGTCTCCGGCTTCAAGCAGGACCGCGCGGGCCAGCCCGTGATCCAGACGGACGCCCCCGCCGCCTGGGGCAACAGCGGCGGTCCGGCGGTCGACGACGCGGGGCGCGTCGTGGGCGTCCTCACGTTCGTCACGCTGGCAGCGGGCGCGGAGGGCGGTATCGTGCAGGGCTTCAACTTCGTGATCCCGTCTCAGGCCGTGCGAGCGTTCCTCGAAGGGACCGAAGTGAAGCTCGACGAGCCGAGCCGGTTCAACCAGGCTTGGCAGGCCGCCTTGCACGACTTCTTCTCCGGCAACCATCGCCGGGCGGAGCCGGCGTTCGCCGAGGCCAACCGGCTGCTGCCGGAGATGCCCGACGTCAGGCGGCTCAGCGCCGAGAACGCGGAGAAGATCAAAAACCCGCCGCCCGTGCCCTTCCCCTGGGCGCTGGTGGCGACGGGGGTGACCGTGGTGAGCCTCGGTGCCTACGGCGGCCTTCTCGGGCTCCGCTGGAAGCGCAACCGCTTCAGGATCCGGCCATCGGAGGTCATGAAGCTCATCGAGACGTCGCCTGAGCCGCCCGTGATTCTCGACGTGCGCGAGGCCACGACGTACGCCCAGAGCCCGGTCCGCATTCCCAACTCGCTCCACGTCGCGCCCCAGGCGCTGGAGTCGGGAAGCGCCCGGCTCCCGGTCGAGCCCGACCGCACGGTCGTCGCCTACTGTACCTGACCCGACGAGGCGACCAGCGCCCGGGTGGCGCACCTGCTGAGGCGGCTCGGCTACCGGGACGTGCGGATTCTCAAGGGCGGGCTCGGCAGCTGGGCCAACGCCGGGCTTCCGCTGGAGTCGAAGGCGGGCTAGCTCGCTCGGAGGGGGCGGAAGTTACGGCCCCCTCCCCCAGAAAGGGATCGCGCGGGCGAAGCCCGCGCTCGAACGGTGATTACTCCGGCGCGTGGCTAGCTGCGGAGGCGCCCCGTGTCGCCGAGCACGCGGTCCACGAACGCTCCCGCCAGCCCCGTGTAGGCCGCGGGATCGAGCAGGCGGTCCAGCTCGGCGGTGGCGGCCAGGTCGCGCTTG is a genomic window containing:
- a CDS encoding trypsin-like peptidase domain-containing protein, producing MRRALLAGLVGLASTTANAAEVSVQEALLSAKPAVALVVAEVSSEVHLRCASGGDVRVTPPPFRETGTGWFITPSGWVITNAHVVSPAFRPPEWLRTQQAQKAARPGCRVADVKLDPSISVILSNGVRLSATVAKYSPPVAGEEMSGQDLALLRLEAADMPALALGDSNALKIGDRVHIVGFPGIVLTHELLNASAKMEASVTNGAVSGFKQDRAGQPVIQTDAPAAWGNSGGPAVDDAGRVVGVLTFVTLAAGAEGGIVQGFNFVIPSQAVRAFLEGTEVKLDEPSRFNQAWQAALHDFFSGNHRRAEPAFAEANRLLPEMPDVRRLSAENAEKIKNPPPVPFPWALVATGVTVVSLGAYGGLLGLRWKRNRFRIRPSEVMKLIETSPEPPVILDVREATTYAQSPVRIPNSLHVAPQALESGSARLPVEPDRTVVAYCT
- a CDS encoding pitrilysin family protein produces the protein MRGRRALGFGLALALALPTIAEAQPAGVTRYVLPNRMPVLVRESGDAGVVAVSLQVRAGSRFETAETAGITNFLHRAMLRGTGRRTGEQLVEAAERLGGNLDASGEVEYAEVRGSALARHWEALLGLVAEVALTPTLPADEVEKERRLILSQIQTREDNPFPLAFDSLLRELYGPHPYGLRSLGRRDSVAGLGREDLLTHHRSIYRPDRLVLAVSGRIERDRVKRAAEQLFGGLRVVAEPRLDAAPAPAPTGARRVLERPAQQAQILVGYLAPGLGEPDYPAVKVLAALLGGGMSGRLFVELRDNRGLAYQVTALSPPRAGPGFLVAYMGTARENIPAAEAGMLRELERIPLEGVGEEEVARAKARVLGGLAMDRRTSARHAWYLAFFEIVGAGWDFPERYARAVETVTAADVRAVAGRYLRRPTTVVLEPR
- a CDS encoding pitrilysin family protein, which translates into the protein MLRLTRIAFALLVLLVFSACAVGRSTPVARAPASPTRHVLPNGVRVVVERHEASDVVALQLWVQAGGRDETASELGLAHYLEHMLFKGTTTRPGGFIDREVEGVGGRMNAGTSLDYTYYHLLLPARRALVGIDILADVSVNASLDDGPLGREKRVVLEEMRLGEDAPMRFLFRQLYEALFDGHPYGRPVIGRADLIRALTRDQLMRFYRHHYVPESFTLVVVGAVSPPEVLEAAARTFGRLPRSGVGRLPVSSVAGARPKNVELVRPGTYAYLGLAWPAPRLDHADTPAVDLLVAILGQSRSSRLTRTVRERLGLVNTISTGYAALEGAGVVTLNAQLDPANLSRAEAEILKEIRRLRDSGVGRAEVERALTTEEARREFRAETAEGRAFVLGHAETTWRLEEELAYTDRLRSVTREQIHAAARRYLDPERFARVVFVPSGPR